The following are encoded together in the Oreochromis aureus strain Israel breed Guangdong linkage group 18, ZZ_aureus, whole genome shotgun sequence genome:
- the pitrm1 gene encoding presequence protease, mitochondrial has product MFRQTKSALQKLRYLSFNGQQHTWRLKSTSARERALQYQPGQMIHGFTVKEVVAVPDLFLTAVKLTHDKTGAQYLHAARDDSNNLFSVQFRTTPMDSTGVPHILEHTVLCGSEKYPCRDPFFKMLNRSLSTFMNAFTASDYTMYPFSTQNGKDFQNLLSVYLDAVFFPCLREQDFWQEGWRLENEDPTDPNSPLVFKGVVFNEMKGAFSDNERLYAQHLQNKLYPNHTYSVVSGGEPLAIPDLTWEQLKQFHATHYHPSNARFFTYGDLPLEPHLKQIQEEALSKFDRINPKTEVPSQPRWTSPKEDHVTCSPDPLAPDPNKQNTVCVSYLLGDITDAFEGLTLSLLSSLMISGPNSPFYKSLIEPKLGTDFSSVVGYDGSTKEASFSIGLQGVDEEDIERVKQIISQTIDKIIENGFEERRIEALIHKLEIQIKHQTTNFGLSLASYIASSWNHDGDPVELLRISDSVAKFRQALKENPHFLQEKVRQYFKENTHRLTLSMSPEESYLEKQAKAEEEKLQKKIEVLSDSDRKQIYEKGLELLAAQSQTQDVSCLPALKVSDIEPTIPITPVQISTAGGVPVQYCEQPTNGLVYFRALCNLNTLPEDLRVFVPLFCSVITKMGCGALDYRQQAQQMELRTGGMSVSTQVITDCNELDIYEQGILLSSSCLERNLPHMFQLWSDIFNSPHFDDEERLRVLVMQSAQELANGIAYSGHLYAMTRAGRHLTPAGDLQETFGGMEQVTFMKRTAAMADLSQIIRTLPRIKIHLFNPDNMRCAINSTPEKVSDAAAHLEGFIKDVAKNRKERKPVRPNIIEKPINPLDDSGPRRKLISEPTFHPCPMKTFFQMPFPVNFVSESIRTVPFSHKDYASLCILARMMTAKFLHGEIREKGGAYGGGAKIGGGLFTFYSYRDPNTVQTLSAFGNGIDWAKSGKFTQQDIDEAKLSVFSAVDSPVAPADKGMGQFLSGVTDEMKQSHRQRLFAVDHKNLVDVAERYLSAGQKTCGVVILGPENDVIKKDPSWIIK; this is encoded by the exons ATGTTTCGACAGACGAAGTCAGCGCTCCAGAAACTTCGATACTTAAG tTTCAATGGACAGCAGCACACATGGAGGCTGAAGAGCACTTCAGCAAGAGAGAGGGCCCTCCAGTACCAACCAGGGCAGATGATCCATGGCTTTACGGTCAAAGAA GTTGTAGCGGTCCCTGACCTGTTTCTCACAGCAGTGAAGCTGACGCACGATAAAACTGGAGCTCAGTATCTGCATGCAGCACGTGATGACTCCAACAACCTCTTCAG TGTCCAGTTCAGGACGACCCCCATGGACAGCACAGGGGTACCACACATCCTGGAGCATACAGTGCTGTGTGGATCTGAGAAATATCCCTGCAGAGACCCCTTCTTCAAGATGCTCAATAGGTCACTGTCCACCTTCATGAATGCATTCACAG CCAGTGACTACACCATGTATCCGTTCTCAACCCAAAATGGGAAGGACTTCCAGAATCTTCTGTCGGTGTATCtggatgcagttttttttccttgtttacGAGAGCAGGATTTCTG GCAGGAAGGCTGGAGGCTGGAGAATGAAGACCCCACAGATCCCAACTCCCCTCTAGTGTTTAAAGGAGTGGTGTTTAATGAAATGAAGGGTGCTTTT TCAGACAACGAGCGTCTGTACGCCCAGCACCTTCAGAACAAACTGTATCCCAACCATACCTACTCTGTGGTGTCAGGGGGAGAACCTCTGGCCATTCCTGACCTTACATGGGAGCAACTTAAACAATTCCATGCCACACACTACCATCCCAGCAACGCAAG GTTCTTCACTTATGGAGATTTGCCTTTAGAGCCTCATCTGAAGCAGATTCAAGAAGAAGCTTTGTCCAAGTTTGACCGTATCAACCCGAAAACAGAAGTTCCTTCTCAGCCACGCTGGACCAGTCCT AAAGAGGACCATGTGACTTGCAGTCCTGATCCTCTGGCTCCAGATCCAAACAAGCAGAacacagtgtgtgtgagctATCTGCTGGGAGA CATCACTGATGCATTTGAAGGACTCACTCTCAGCCTGCTGTCTTCTCTGATGATCTCTGGGCCAAACTCTCCCTTCTACAAATCTCTCATCGAACCCAAACTGGGAACAGACTTCTCTTCTGTTGTTGG ATATGATGGCAGCACCAAAGAGGCGTCGTTCAGTATTGGACTGCAGGGAGTTGATGAGGAGGATATAGAGAGGGTGAAGCAGATCATCAGCCAAACCATCGATAAAATTATAGA gaatggctttgagGAGAGAAGGATTGAGGCTCTTATCCATAAGCTTGAGATCCAGATTAAACATCAGACCACAAACTTCGGCCTGTCTCTGGCCTCG TACATAGCTTCATCGTGGAACCATGATGGGGACCCGGTGGAGCTGCTGCGAATCAGCGACAGTGTTGCCAAGTTCAGACAAGCCCTGAAAGAAAACCCTCACTTTCTCCAGGAGAAAGTCAGGCAATACTTTAAG GAGAACACACACCGACTGACTCTGTCAATGAGCCCAGAGGAGTCCTACCTGGAGAAACAGGCCAAAGCTGAGGAGGAGAAACTTCAGAAGAAGATTGAGGTTCTTTCTGACAGCGACAGAAAGCAGATCTATGAGAAAG GTCTGGAGCTGCTGGCTGCTCAGAGTCAAACCCAGGATGTCTCCTGCCTGCCAGCGCTCAAAGTGTCTGACATCGAGCCAACGATACCCATCACTCCTGTTCAAATAAGCACTGCAG GAGGCGTTCCGGTCCAGTACTGCGAGCAGCCCACCAATGGTTTGGTGTACTTCAGAGCTTTGTGTAATCTCAACACCCTTCCAGAGGACCTCAGGGTTTTTGTCCCGCTCTTCTGCAGTGTTATTACCAA GATGGGCTGTGGAGCTCTGGACTATAGGCAACAGGCCCAGCAGATGGAGCTGAGGACAGGGGGCATGTCTGTTTCCACTCAGGTCATCACTGACTGCAACGAGCTGGATATATATGAGCAG GGTATCCTCTTATCTTCATCGTGCCTGGAGAGGAATCTTCCTCACATGTTTCAGTTGTGGAGCGACATATTCAACAG TCCTCACTTTGATGACGAGGAGCGCCTGAGGGTGCTGGTGATGCAGTCAGCACAGGAGTTGGCCAATGGTATCGCATACTCAGGTCACCTGTATGCTATGACTCGGGCGGGTCGTCACCTCACTCCAGCTGGAGACCTCCAGGAGACTTTTGGTGGGATGGAACAG GTTACGTTTATGAAGAGAACAGCTGCGATGGCAGACCTCAGCCAAATCATCCGAACGTTACCCAGGATCAAAATACACCTTTTCAACCCAGACAACATGAG ATGTGCAATCAACTCAACTCCAGAGAAAGTATCTGATGCAGCGGCACACTTGGAGGGTTTTATAAAGGATGTGGCTAAGAACAGAAAGGAACGCAAACCTGTCAGACCAAATATTATTGAG AAGCCGATAAACCCTCTTGATGACAGTGGCCCACGAAGAAAACTAATATCA GAGCCAACCTTCCATCCATGTCCAATGAAGACTTTCTTTCAGATGCCTTTCCCTGTCAACTTTGTCAGTGAGAGTATTCGCACAGTGCCCTTCTCCCACAAGGACTATGCCAG TTTGTGCATCTTAGCCAGGATGATGACAGCAAAATTTCTTCATGGAGAGATCCGTGAGAAAGGCGGAGCTTATGGAGGCGGGGCCAAGATAGGAGGAGGCCTGTTCACCTTTTACTCTTACAG GGATCCAAACACAGTGCAGACATTATCTGCTTTTGGTAACGGTATCGACTGGGCAAAGTCAGGAAAGTTCACCCAGCAAGACATCGACGAAGCCAAACTGTCAGTCTTCTCAGCGGTGGACTCACCTGTGGCCCCCGCAGACAAAG GCATGGGTCAGTTCCTCAGTGGGGTCACGGACGAGATGAAGCAGAGTCACAGACAAAGACTCTTTGCTGTTGACCATAAAAACCTAGTGGATGTGGCTGAAAG GTACCTCAGTGCTGGTCAGAAGACGTGTGGCGTTGTCATCCTGGGCCCAGAGAATGACGTTATTAAAAAAGATCCTTCATGGATTATAAAATAG